In the Leptospira selangorensis genome, one interval contains:
- a CDS encoding FecR family protein, translating into MKLRMWMILSLLLSIGSLVLVSQENKEKDARVSFLIGKVQLQKGGKGSWNILKLGDLVSEGDIVSTGNASKTTLLYKGSEFKILPNTKLKISSLYNESKDGKLEVQSGFAWFQLVNLKGKKFEVSTPTTTAGVRGTAFSAFHDHKTKDSSFCTCEGKVLMNGTGDPKDGTMQEKGNGGYYPGGGEEPKRSSYEGIIVKFKSLPPFKDLMKKNISLKNCLSCHTPQGWTPEDSVPSDETYGGGKM; encoded by the coding sequence ATGAAACTAAGAATGTGGATGATCTTAAGCTTATTACTTTCCATCGGTTCCTTGGTTTTAGTAAGCCAAGAGAATAAGGAGAAGGACGCAAGAGTTTCCTTCCTGATCGGAAAAGTGCAGCTACAAAAAGGCGGCAAGGGAAGTTGGAATATTTTAAAACTAGGAGATCTGGTTTCTGAAGGGGATATAGTTTCTACAGGAAATGCTTCTAAAACCACACTACTCTATAAGGGTTCCGAGTTTAAAATCCTACCGAATACAAAACTGAAAATTTCAAGTCTGTATAATGAATCCAAAGATGGTAAGTTGGAAGTGCAGAGCGGATTTGCCTGGTTCCAACTTGTGAATCTAAAAGGTAAAAAATTCGAAGTAAGCACTCCCACTACCACTGCAGGGGTAAGAGGAACTGCATTCTCCGCATTCCATGATCATAAGACCAAGGATTCTTCCTTCTGTACTTGCGAAGGTAAGGTTTTGATGAATGGAACAGGAGATCCGAAAGACGGTACCATGCAAGAAAAAGGAAATGGCGGTTATTATCCGGGCGGCGGAGAAGAGCCTAAAAGAAGTTCTTACGAAGGTATTATCGTAAAATTTAAATCTCTTCCTCCTTTCAAGGATCTAATGAAAAAGAATATTTCCTTAAAGAACTGTTTATCCTGCCATACACCTCAAGGCTGGACTCCGGAAGACTCCGTTCCAAGTGATGAGACTTACGGCGGAGGAAAAATGTAA
- a CDS encoding Ig-like domain-containing protein translates to MLDSFLSSIGIPIDDGGSIPGTSNNINYTETDTPTTLPVDFGATGPQVVLNLASLTQVDRYKSLEIVFSEPMVSSTVKADFVFTEDNGTLLPGPSSEKGGTFYWKSGGRLIFDPYRELKANTTYKLTLTSASKGLEGGNLQPYTVSFITEPDYYITMSLNGTGVGPANSQKDLTYLDATPGTISMNLNASFTNPYNPNQIQSIKLKHMGSTAEHVICAASPCDMTVPLASSLNLNTFSGAKVGLKPFQGGNAYEFLISTADGKTFRRSFGFNYGKVNSNPYALISNASAAVFDEAQTLKLFSNILQRFAHADFKITNKTFNDFSGSPKTTDVTPLRDPDGNGNFSDRRCIDFWSITANDFPISVNYVKTYGDMSGQFGNGYCGIAGNTGAFNITASFLGNLPMWLDVYINNVVVPPLAPDNTTNITDSIYVQADGVMGVDLNGKRSVIDITTIGYSHDCTGLACLLGNDDTYGFSTTATLNPNSPYTSRLARAKANASFDSSGKIAVAVKTPYTPTDGINGNFYVSEWVNNLNVAGVNLLAATDTLGSWLSPITESVANNAVPQATPYITQSMLRDIVERVSVEAMNAVLVSLNNPGLDVTLPDYLPAPLNNFPLSLRLMAQNDAVVKSDGTNKGILTSASVSLVAKTPLANTDPNYHGHQLATGFVSTRPIPTGTAMAKTYPFSRSNANPGLLLTLNADTVTQAAYSLWQNGALNLRINKQFINQIKQYAGSDPLFELTQELVKVGTLLNILSPGRPLVGLKPGDPSKFVPNVSASDDVDIDVYAIHAPNGEFKFGGASSLPTLVVNFTDLELRIYGRRLPGTDVGNGSSVPCSAAAADNAANSCRYLLNTVRVSLKGDGSFNFIPFVNPDPTGKPQYNNLNAMSLVIRKDEASMSYTMDILEGPTFNPFGLDPKGIFQVVDPLIRSLIVPLVNNVLRQVPLPSSLTLDAITNVSSGNKCNLQSTTDKLRLVTIPIPNSEAYPYLFGGLQFQGAFASNPGNAIACP, encoded by the coding sequence ATGCTCGATTCCTTTCTTAGTTCCATAGGGATTCCTATCGATGATGGAGGTTCTATTCCAGGAACTTCTAATAATATTAATTATACGGAAACAGATACTCCTACCACTTTACCAGTCGATTTTGGTGCCACCGGGCCTCAGGTCGTTCTTAATTTAGCCAGTCTCACTCAGGTAGACCGTTATAAAAGTTTAGAGATCGTATTCTCTGAACCGATGGTTTCAAGCACAGTAAAGGCTGACTTTGTTTTTACGGAAGATAACGGAACTCTTCTTCCTGGACCTTCTAGTGAAAAAGGAGGAACCTTCTATTGGAAGTCTGGGGGAAGATTGATATTCGATCCGTATCGAGAATTAAAAGCAAATACCACTTACAAACTCACTTTAACTTCAGCCTCTAAAGGATTAGAAGGAGGAAACCTTCAACCTTATACTGTCAGTTTTATTACGGAGCCGGATTACTATATTACAATGTCCTTAAATGGCACGGGAGTAGGTCCCGCGAATTCCCAAAAGGACCTGACTTATTTGGATGCGACTCCAGGTACGATTTCCATGAATCTGAACGCGAGTTTCACCAATCCTTATAATCCGAATCAAATCCAAAGTATCAAATTAAAACATATGGGTTCCACTGCGGAACATGTAATTTGTGCCGCTTCTCCTTGCGACATGACCGTACCTTTAGCTTCTTCCTTAAACTTGAATACTTTTTCCGGAGCAAAAGTCGGACTAAAACCTTTCCAAGGTGGGAATGCTTATGAATTCCTGATCTCTACCGCTGACGGTAAAACATTTCGTAGGTCTTTCGGATTCAATTATGGGAAAGTTAACTCTAATCCATATGCTTTGATCTCTAATGCCTCCGCTGCAGTCTTTGATGAAGCCCAGACTTTAAAATTATTTTCTAATATTCTGCAAAGATTCGCTCATGCGGATTTTAAGATCACAAATAAAACATTTAACGATTTTTCAGGATCTCCCAAAACTACGGACGTTACTCCTCTTAGAGACCCTGACGGTAACGGTAACTTTTCCGACAGAAGATGTATAGATTTCTGGTCTATTACCGCGAACGATTTCCCGATCTCTGTAAATTACGTAAAGACCTATGGGGATATGTCAGGCCAATTCGGAAATGGATATTGTGGGATCGCAGGAAATACGGGAGCATTCAATATTACCGCAAGCTTCTTGGGAAATCTTCCTATGTGGTTGGACGTGTACATTAATAACGTAGTCGTTCCTCCTTTAGCTCCGGATAATACTACGAATATTACGGACTCAATTTATGTCCAAGCAGACGGTGTAATGGGAGTAGATCTAAACGGTAAAAGATCCGTGATAGATATCACAACGATCGGTTATTCTCATGATTGTACCGGCCTTGCTTGTTTATTAGGAAATGATGATACTTACGGATTCTCTACCACAGCTACTTTGAATCCGAACTCACCTTATACTTCTCGTTTGGCGAGAGCAAAGGCGAATGCAAGTTTTGATTCCTCGGGGAAAATTGCTGTCGCGGTCAAAACTCCATATACGCCTACGGATGGGATCAACGGGAACTTTTATGTATCTGAATGGGTGAATAACTTAAATGTTGCAGGTGTAAATTTACTGGCCGCTACCGATACTTTGGGTTCTTGGCTCTCTCCTATTACGGAAAGTGTAGCGAATAACGCAGTTCCACAGGCAACTCCTTATATTACCCAGTCCATGTTGAGAGATATCGTGGAGAGGGTATCTGTGGAGGCGATGAATGCAGTATTAGTTTCTTTGAATAATCCCGGTTTGGATGTGACTTTGCCGGATTATTTGCCGGCACCTTTGAACAATTTTCCTTTGTCCTTAAGGTTGATGGCTCAAAACGATGCGGTTGTAAAATCGGACGGAACTAATAAGGGAATACTAACTTCCGCAAGTGTATCTTTGGTGGCCAAAACTCCTCTTGCAAACACGGACCCGAATTATCATGGGCATCAATTAGCCACCGGTTTTGTGAGCACTCGTCCCATTCCGACCGGGACCGCTATGGCAAAAACATATCCATTCTCCAGAAGTAATGCCAATCCCGGATTACTTCTTACCTTGAATGCTGATACTGTTACTCAGGCCGCTTATAGTCTCTGGCAAAATGGCGCCTTAAATTTAAGGATCAATAAACAATTTATAAATCAGATCAAACAGTATGCAGGTTCCGATCCTCTCTTTGAATTGACTCAAGAATTAGTTAAGGTGGGAACCTTGCTAAATATCTTATCTCCAGGCAGGCCTTTGGTAGGTTTGAAACCGGGCGATCCTAGTAAATTTGTTCCGAATGTAAGTGCGAGTGATGATGTGGACATTGACGTATACGCTATCCATGCACCGAATGGCGAGTTCAAATTTGGTGGCGCAAGTTCTCTTCCTACCCTGGTAGTGAACTTTACCGATTTGGAATTAAGGATATACGGTAGAAGACTTCCTGGAACGGATGTAGGTAATGGAAGCTCTGTGCCTTGTAGTGCAGCTGCCGCAGATAATGCTGCAAACAGTTGTCGTTATCTTTTGAACACGGTGCGTGTAAGCCTAAAGGGGGATGGTTCCTTCAATTTTATTCCATTTGTGAATCCGGACCCTACCGGAAAACCTCAGTATAATAATTTGAACGCGATGAGTCTTGTGATCAGAAAGGACGAAGCGAGCATGTCTTATACGATGGACATTCTGGAAGGACCTACATTTAATCCTTTTGGTTTGGATCCTAAGGGAATTTTCCAAGTGGTGGATCCTTTGATCCGTTCATTGATCGTTCCTTTGGTAAATAACGTATTAAGACAGGTTCCTCTGCCTAGTTCATTAACCTTGGATGCGATCACAAATGTTAGTTCCGGGAATAAATGTAATCTGCAATCTACTACGGATAAATTGAGATTGGTTACTATCCCTATTCCAAATTCGGAAGCATATCCTTATCTATTCGGAGGGCTTCAGTTCCAGGGAGCGTTTGCCTCTAATCCTGGAAATGCTATCGCCTGCCCTTAA
- a CDS encoding Ig-like domain-containing protein, translating to MKTQTLKGFLLIGFALILVSIGCGGEKQTSLSDSIFASLGIATDSGGSLPTSASLTPYKDTDEPAALPVDFGTTGPQALLNLSSTDQVDRYKSLEIVFSEPMLQSSVAGDFILKEKSGTLLPGPAVEKGGSFYWKSGGRLIFDPYKELKPNTKYQLTLTNASKGLEGGDLQPYTIEFTTEPDYLIGATLNGTAVGPANSSKDLTYTDAAPGTIAMNLNASFTSSISGANSIQTIKLKHLSSTAEHVICAAPPCDMTAPLASSLNLNTFSGAKAGLKPFQGGNAYIFEVTTTNGKVFRRSFGFNYGKVNTSPYALITNGAATIVDETQALKLFGQILERFAKNDYKIVNKSFSDFSNNPKSTAKRTSYCIDYHSEINFIRSFGDSTDPDNGDGYCGASGANPGAFVGNGCFLGCSDFDMDVYITGVNIPAMTGTDPTITAGLSVPANNNLKVSINGRKAIINLAIIARNRNSIGLGLVGSGSKFYFTTIAEVNLNETANPRAAVANTNTLVDSNGEFNIAIKTPLTIAALPANTTSDNFYTKEWSDHLRVKNNAGTLDSVDYVDSTSWAADLLSSVTASIANDMVPALKPAITQSMLKDVIQKVAPNALNAVVTSLANPGLDVVLPDYLPAPLQSFPLSLKLKFQTDVVPTVSGANKGLVGSASVALVAKTPLINTDPNYHGHQLASGFISTRPIPTGDALTKTFPFSKSSTNPGLLLTLTADTVTQAAYSLWQNGALNLRINKPFIDSITAYAGSDPLFQLTQELVKVGTLLNILAPGRNTLVGLNPTDSSKLIQSVKSSDDVDIDVYAIHAPNGEFKFGGANSIPALVVNFTDLELRIYGRRPNGTQIGYPIPSSITCSSAAADSAANSCRYLLNTVRVSIKGDGSFNFIPFVNPDPTGKPQYNNLNAMSLVIKKDENSMAYTLDILEGNSVNPFGLDPKGIFQVVDPLIRSLIIPLVNNVLRQVPLPKSLNVSAITNFSSGAVCNLQSTTDKLKLITIPIPNTEPYPYLFGGLQFQGAAATNPGTVVQCP from the coding sequence ATGAAGACGCAGACACTCAAGGGATTTTTACTTATCGGTTTCGCTTTAATCTTAGTATCCATTGGATGCGGTGGAGAAAAACAAACGAGTCTTTCCGACTCTATCTTTGCAAGTCTAGGTATTGCTACCGATTCCGGAGGAAGCCTTCCTACTAGTGCGTCTTTAACTCCTTATAAGGATACGGATGAACCAGCTGCTCTTCCTGTGGATTTCGGAACTACAGGACCCCAAGCATTATTGAACTTGTCTTCTACTGACCAAGTGGACCGTTATAAAAGTTTAGAAATCGTTTTCTCTGAGCCTATGTTACAGTCTAGTGTGGCCGGCGATTTTATTCTGAAAGAAAAATCAGGGACCCTATTACCTGGTCCTGCTGTTGAGAAGGGTGGATCTTTTTATTGGAAATCTGGTGGAAGATTGATTTTCGATCCTTATAAAGAATTGAAACCTAATACTAAATACCAACTTACTTTGACTAACGCTTCTAAAGGTTTAGAAGGCGGAGATCTTCAACCTTACACGATAGAATTCACTACCGAGCCAGATTATTTGATCGGCGCTACGTTAAACGGAACAGCAGTTGGTCCTGCAAACTCTTCTAAGGATTTAACTTATACGGATGCTGCTCCTGGTACGATCGCTATGAATTTGAACGCGAGTTTTACTTCTTCGATCAGTGGTGCGAATTCTATCCAGACGATTAAACTGAAACATTTAAGTTCTACTGCAGAGCATGTGATCTGTGCGGCCCCTCCTTGCGATATGACCGCTCCTCTTGCTTCTTCTTTGAATTTAAATACTTTCTCAGGAGCTAAAGCAGGACTAAAACCTTTCCAAGGTGGGAACGCTTATATCTTTGAGGTAACTACTACAAATGGTAAAGTGTTTCGTAGATCATTCGGATTCAATTATGGAAAAGTAAATACTAGTCCATATGCTTTGATCACAAATGGTGCAGCAACGATCGTTGACGAGACTCAGGCATTAAAACTGTTCGGCCAAATTTTAGAAAGATTTGCTAAAAACGATTATAAGATCGTTAATAAATCTTTTTCAGATTTTTCGAATAATCCTAAGAGTACTGCAAAGAGAACTAGCTATTGTATAGATTATCATTCTGAGATCAATTTTATCCGCAGCTTTGGTGATTCTACAGATCCTGATAATGGAGATGGGTATTGTGGAGCATCTGGAGCAAATCCAGGAGCATTTGTTGGTAATGGATGTTTCTTAGGTTGTTCAGATTTCGATATGGACGTCTACATCACTGGGGTCAATATTCCTGCTATGACAGGGACTGATCCTACGATCACAGCTGGTTTAAGTGTTCCTGCAAATAATAACCTGAAAGTAAGCATTAACGGCCGTAAGGCGATTATTAATCTTGCAATCATTGCAAGAAACAGGAATTCGATTGGTCTCGGACTTGTTGGTTCTGGCAGTAAGTTCTATTTCACTACTATCGCAGAAGTGAATTTGAATGAGACCGCAAATCCTCGTGCTGCAGTTGCAAATACGAATACTCTGGTGGATTCAAACGGAGAATTTAATATAGCAATTAAAACTCCTTTAACCATAGCTGCTCTTCCTGCAAACACTACTTCCGATAATTTTTATACAAAAGAATGGTCCGATCATTTAAGAGTTAAGAATAATGCTGGGACTTTAGACTCGGTAGACTATGTGGATTCTACTTCTTGGGCGGCTGACCTTCTATCTTCCGTAACTGCCTCCATCGCGAACGATATGGTCCCAGCTTTAAAACCTGCGATTACTCAATCTATGTTAAAGGACGTTATCCAGAAGGTTGCACCTAACGCGCTGAATGCAGTTGTGACTTCTTTAGCGAATCCAGGTTTGGATGTGGTATTGCCGGATTATCTTCCTGCACCTTTACAAAGTTTTCCGCTTTCTTTAAAATTGAAATTCCAAACAGATGTGGTTCCTACAGTCTCTGGGGCGAACAAGGGACTTGTTGGCTCTGCTTCTGTTGCCTTGGTAGCTAAAACTCCTCTTATAAATACGGACCCGAATTATCACGGGCACCAATTGGCTTCGGGTTTTATAAGCACTCGTCCTATTCCGACTGGAGATGCGCTTACTAAAACTTTTCCTTTCTCTAAAAGTTCTACAAACCCAGGGCTACTTTTAACTCTGACTGCAGACACTGTTACTCAGGCTGCTTATAGTCTCTGGCAAAACGGTGCCTTAAATTTAAGGATCAATAAACCTTTTATAGATTCTATCACTGCTTATGCAGGTTCTGATCCTCTATTCCAGTTGACCCAAGAATTAGTAAAAGTAGGGACCTTATTGAATATTTTGGCTCCGGGTAGAAATACTTTAGTCGGTTTGAATCCAACTGATTCTAGTAAGCTGATCCAAAGCGTAAAATCTTCGGATGATGTGGATATCGATGTGTATGCGATCCATGCTCCTAATGGAGAGTTTAAGTTTGGCGGAGCGAATTCTATTCCTGCTTTAGTTGTGAACTTTACGGATTTGGAATTAAGGATTTATGGAAGAAGGCCGAACGGAACTCAAATCGGATATCCTATCCCAAGTTCGATAACCTGTTCTTCCGCAGCTGCTGATTCTGCTGCAAATAGTTGTCGTTATCTTTTGAATACAGTGCGTGTAAGTATCAAAGGGGATGGGTCTTTCAATTTTATTCCGTTCGTGAATCCGGATCCTACCGGAAAACCTCAGTATAATAATTTGAACGCTATGAGCCTTGTGATCAAAAAAGATGAGAACAGTATGGCTTATACTCTGGATATTCTGGAAGGAAATTCGGTGAATCCGTTCGGTTTAGATCCTAAGGGGATTTTCCAAGTGGTAGATCCTTTGATCCGTTCATTGATCATTCCTTTGGTGAATAACGTATTACGTCAGGTGCCTCTACCTAAGTCGTTGAACGTTTCTGCGATCACTAACTTTTCTTCCGGAGCGGTATGTAATCTTCAGTCTACTACGGATAAACTGAAGCTGATCACTATCCCGATCCCGAATACGGAACCTTATCCGTATTTATTTGGAGGGCTTCAGTTCCAAGGAGCTGCTGCTACAAATCCTGGAACAGTGGTGCAATGTCCTTAA
- a CDS encoding TMEM43 family protein: protein MAFEESGEGSSIFGSIGDSFKGMLAGVVLFPLSLYLIFQVETCEQASAALKGALPASQAKAGVASYVTGKLSADQLGGEFVKPGKYISYSQSSEVYAWEETSKEDSKTKKTVYDCELDWISSPKNPKNFKDPACKSKPFYKATVDDKSSVASDAKVKAEDGKTFSVNLSKVDLTSAVPSVSPGSGDLTKGIAEGDYIYLTQKCASDQTEGCERISVSLVPVPEESMTFVGSVSGSSISEFTSAEGNKFLNASVGDYQTTMKDIQSDDNTTKWLMRLGCFIAMWVSFNLLAGPLLSLLSFVPFVGELGKAALSIVFGVVAFVITAVTILLVKFWYIWLILGLAAIGYAIYKRKAATA, encoded by the coding sequence ATGGCGTTTGAAGAATCAGGGGAAGGTTCGAGCATATTCGGATCGATCGGTGACTCGTTCAAAGGAATGTTGGCTGGGGTAGTATTATTCCCTCTTTCCTTATATTTGATATTTCAAGTGGAAACTTGCGAACAGGCGAGTGCGGCTCTTAAAGGTGCGTTACCTGCGTCCCAAGCAAAGGCTGGGGTTGCGTCTTACGTAACGGGTAAATTAAGTGCCGATCAATTAGGCGGTGAATTCGTAAAACCTGGAAAATATATTTCCTATTCTCAATCTTCCGAAGTATATGCTTGGGAAGAAACGAGCAAAGAAGATTCTAAAACCAAAAAAACGGTCTACGATTGTGAATTGGATTGGATCTCTTCTCCTAAAAATCCTAAAAATTTCAAAGATCCAGCATGTAAGTCTAAACCTTTCTATAAGGCGACTGTGGATGATAAAAGTTCCGTAGCTTCCGACGCGAAAGTAAAGGCTGAAGACGGCAAAACTTTCAGCGTGAATTTGAGTAAAGTGGATCTAACTTCTGCTGTTCCGTCTGTGAGTCCCGGATCGGGAGACTTAACAAAAGGGATCGCTGAAGGGGATTATATCTATTTAACTCAAAAATGCGCGAGCGATCAAACGGAAGGTTGTGAGAGGATCAGTGTATCTTTAGTTCCGGTTCCGGAAGAAAGTATGACTTTCGTGGGATCGGTGAGTGGAAGTTCTATAAGTGAATTCACTAGCGCAGAAGGTAATAAATTTTTAAACGCTTCTGTGGGTGATTACCAAACCACTATGAAGGATATCCAAAGTGATGATAATACAACAAAATGGCTGATGAGGTTGGGTTGTTTTATCGCAATGTGGGTAAGTTTCAATCTTCTCGCAGGACCGTTACTTTCTCTTTTAAGTTTTGTTCCTTTTGTGGGAGAATTGGGAAAAGCGGCACTTTCGATCGTATTTGGAGTCGTAGCATTTGTGATTACTGCAGTTACCATTCTTCTTGTGAAGTTCTGGTATATCTGGCTGATATTGGGGCTTGCAGCAATCGGATACGCTATCTATAAAAGAAAAGCGGCGACTGCTTAA
- a CDS encoding indole-3-glycerol-phosphate synthase (involved in tryptophan biosynthesis; amino acid biosynthesis; converts 1-(2-carboxyphenylamino)-1-deoxy-D-ribulose 5-phosphate to C(1)-(3-indolyl)-glycerol 3-phosphat) encodes MMALHRVLQEIVEEKKREIETIPEYKPAPYSGVGLWQSLRSRKFSIIAECKKMSPSAGIIRQEFNAVSIAKTYSECGATAISVLTDKKFFGGSLEDLKNVSSQVNIPILRKDFIIDTKQVAEAREFGAAAILLIVRILTPEKLSELIKEAKKYNMDVLTEIHTEEEALIAAKAGANIVGINTRDLDDFSIHQDLVPKVASKLSPNIVKVGESGVKSKADLDEFRSHVDAALIGTYFMEKSDIRKAWLELF; translated from the coding sequence ATGATGGCGTTACATCGGGTTCTCCAAGAAATCGTAGAAGAAAAGAAAAGGGAAATCGAAACCATTCCCGAATATAAACCTGCTCCATATTCCGGAGTAGGTTTGTGGCAATCACTTCGTTCCCGCAAATTTTCAATCATCGCAGAATGTAAAAAAATGAGTCCTTCTGCCGGGATCATCCGGCAAGAATTCAATGCAGTCTCCATTGCCAAAACTTATTCAGAGTGCGGCGCCACTGCGATTTCGGTTCTTACTGATAAAAAATTTTTCGGTGGATCTCTCGAAGATCTCAAAAACGTTTCTTCTCAGGTCAATATACCTATATTAAGAAAAGATTTTATAATAGATACAAAACAAGTGGCAGAAGCTAGAGAATTCGGAGCTGCAGCAATTCTACTCATCGTCCGCATTCTCACGCCTGAAAAACTTTCAGAACTGATCAAAGAAGCCAAAAAATATAATATGGATGTTCTTACCGAGATCCATACGGAAGAAGAAGCTCTCATTGCTGCCAAGGCGGGTGCAAACATCGTAGGTATCAATACTCGTGACCTGGATGATTTTAGCATTCATCAGGATCTGGTTCCTAAGGTGGCTTCTAAACTTTCTCCTAATATAGTGAAAGTTGGAGAATCCGGGGTCAAGAGCAAGGCAGATTTGGATGAGTTCCGTTCCCATGTGGATGCCGCACTTATCGGTACCTACTTTATGGAAAAATCGGATATCCGCAAGGCTTGGCTGGAGCTTTTTTAA
- a CDS encoding STAS domain-containing protein, with product MLDHKVQDGVLIVYLKGRLDVSIANEVEENLNDLIDNQGHTRVILNMQDVDYMSSSGFRACISTLRKLNAKEGGLKICGIKPAVKRIFDVIELTSLFDIRETEDEALRTFRA from the coding sequence TTGCTCGATCATAAGGTACAGGACGGAGTTCTAATAGTTTACCTCAAGGGACGTTTGGACGTTTCTATCGCAAACGAGGTGGAAGAAAATCTGAACGATCTAATCGATAACCAAGGACATACCAGGGTTATTTTGAACATGCAAGACGTAGACTATATGTCTTCATCCGGATTCAGGGCTTGCATTTCTACACTCAGAAAATTGAACGCAAAAGAAGGCGGTCTTAAAATCTGCGGGATCAAACCGGCGGTTAAAAGAATTTTCGATGTGATCGAACTTACCTCTCTATTTGATATCCGCGAAACTGAGGACGAAGCGCTTCGAACCTTTCGTGCATAA
- the murD gene encoding UDP-N-acetylmuramoyl-L-alanine--D-glutamate ligase, with protein MKNFPTSLLGQRVLVLGGGVSGMAALRLLKERQANAVLCNSEALPDLNVTFVGEDVILADLLPIALIVKSPGISPSHSVISQANSLAIPVVSEVELARAFYSGKLIGVTGTDGKSTTTSLTTHLVSADFPGATAGGNIGLAFSDFCLKPVPLSVLELSSYQLEDSGPLELNVSVILNLASDHLERHKNLDNYFAAKTRIVDSSNPRHTLVTSSKLFKERIQKLGWSCKILVFGRESGNDALISEEEKTIKTANAVYDTNGFPLPGGHNLDNLAASILASEAIGAKPEHIQSLIGTFKGLPHRFQHAGKAAGISFINDSKSTNLHSMLAGLGTWKDKKGTFLILGGRPKVEPLEPLKEFLASGIGWVLLIGEARETWAPVISPILGSHLILAENLEEGFSQIKTAVRSGRARVSSVVFSPACASFDLYKNFEERGEHFLRLVSDWAREEP; from the coding sequence ATGAAGAATTTTCCTACCTCCTTATTAGGCCAAAGAGTCCTGGTTCTCGGCGGGGGAGTTTCCGGCATGGCGGCTCTCCGACTCTTGAAAGAGAGACAGGCGAATGCTGTTCTTTGTAATTCGGAAGCCTTGCCAGATTTGAATGTAACGTTCGTAGGCGAAGATGTAATTTTAGCGGACCTTCTTCCAATCGCACTCATCGTAAAAAGTCCGGGAATTTCTCCTTCTCATTCCGTAATTTCCCAAGCAAATTCTCTCGCAATCCCAGTAGTTTCCGAAGTAGAATTAGCGAGAGCCTTCTATTCCGGAAAATTGATCGGAGTCACAGGCACGGATGGAAAATCCACCACCACTTCTCTCACTACTCATTTAGTTTCCGCTGATTTTCCTGGAGCGACTGCTGGAGGAAATATCGGTTTGGCTTTCAGTGATTTTTGCCTAAAACCGGTTCCACTTTCCGTGTTGGAACTTTCCAGTTATCAGTTGGAAGATTCCGGTCCTTTAGAACTTAACGTATCTGTAATATTAAATCTTGCCTCCGATCATTTAGAAAGGCATAAAAATTTAGATAATTATTTTGCCGCCAAAACTCGGATTGTGGATTCTTCTAACCCTCGTCATACTCTTGTGACCAGTTCCAAACTTTTTAAGGAAAGGATCCAAAAACTGGGATGGTCCTGCAAAATTTTAGTCTTCGGAAGAGAGTCAGGAAATGATGCACTCATTTCGGAAGAAGAGAAAACGATTAAAACCGCCAATGCGGTTTATGATACGAATGGGTTTCCTCTTCCTGGAGGCCATAATTTGGATAACCTGGCTGCTTCTATCCTAGCCTCTGAAGCAATCGGTGCAAAACCGGAACATATCCAGAGTTTAATCGGAACTTTTAAAGGTCTTCCTCATCGATTTCAACATGCTGGTAAGGCAGCAGGCATTTCTTTTATCAATGATTCCAAATCTACGAACCTTCATAGTATGCTTGCAGGTTTAGGCACCTGGAAGGACAAAAAAGGAACCTTCTTAATTTTAGGCGGAAGACCAAAAGTAGAACCGTTAGAACCTCTAAAAGAATTTTTAGCCTCAGGTATCGGCTGGGTCTTATTAATAGGAGAAGCTAGAGAAACCTGGGCACCGGTGATCTCCCCTATCTTAGGTTCTCATTTAATTTTAGCGGAAAATTTGGAAGAAGGTTTTTCTCAGATCAAAACCGCAGTACGTTCAGGTCGAGCGAGAGTTTCATCAGTGGTATTCTCGCCTGCTTGCGCGAGCTTTGATCTATATAAAAATTTTGAGGAAAGAGGAGAACATTTTTTAAGATTAGTCTCCGATTGGGCCAGAGAAGAACCTTAG